A single region of the Streptomyces vilmorinianum genome encodes:
- a CDS encoding carbohydrate ABC transporter permease produces the protein MTTEEIETVAKLDTPATVPAKLGPTNGRSSEGSVLNVFSHGILIVWALMVGVPLLWVLWSAFKDSNGILTDPWGLPTVLHWENWSNAWNDANMGQYFINTVIVVGGSVIGTMVLGSMAAYVLARFTFPGNRFIYYLFVAGMSFPVFMLVIPLFFVLRDFPGSSLLATYHGLILVYIAYSLPFTVFFMTAFFRTLPTTVAEAAMIDGASHTRTFFQVMLPMAKPGLISIGIFNFLGQWNQYLLPMVLNQQEDKYVLTQGLAMIALQQGYENDWGALMAGMMIAMLPVLVVYTIFQRQVQSGLTAGALK, from the coding sequence ATGACGACCGAAGAGATCGAGACGGTGGCGAAGCTGGACACGCCCGCCACCGTCCCCGCGAAGCTCGGGCCGACCAACGGCCGCTCCTCCGAGGGCAGCGTCCTCAACGTCTTCTCCCACGGCATCCTGATCGTCTGGGCGCTGATGGTCGGCGTGCCGCTGCTGTGGGTGCTGTGGAGCGCCTTCAAGGACAGCAACGGCATCCTCACCGACCCGTGGGGCCTGCCGACCGTCCTGCACTGGGAGAACTGGTCCAACGCGTGGAACGACGCGAACATGGGCCAGTACTTCATCAACACCGTCATCGTCGTGGGCGGGTCGGTGATCGGCACGATGGTGCTCGGCTCCATGGCCGCGTACGTCCTGGCCCGCTTCACCTTCCCGGGGAACAGGTTCATCTACTACCTGTTCGTGGCGGGCATGTCCTTCCCGGTGTTCATGCTGGTCATCCCGCTCTTCTTCGTCCTGCGGGACTTCCCGGGCAGCTCCCTGCTCGCGACGTACCACGGCCTGATCCTGGTCTACATCGCCTACTCGCTGCCGTTCACCGTCTTCTTCATGACGGCGTTCTTCCGCACCCTGCCGACGACGGTGGCGGAGGCGGCGATGATCGACGGCGCGTCGCACACCCGGACGTTCTTCCAGGTGATGCTGCCGATGGCCAAGCCCGGCCTGATCAGCATCGGCATCTTCAACTTCCTCGGCCAGTGGAACCAGTACCTGCTGCCGATGGTCCTCAACCAGCAGGAGGACAAGTACGTCCTCACCCAGGGCCTCGCGATGATCGCGCTGCAGCAGGGGTACGAGAACGACTGGGGCGCCCTCATGGCGGGCATGATGATCGCCATGCTCCCGGTGCTCGTCGTGTACACGATCTTCCAGCGGCAGGTGCAGTCCGGCCTCACGGCCGGCGCGCTCAAGTAG
- a CDS encoding carbohydrate ABC transporter permease codes for MQHGKYRFIVGFLALPLIIYAIFVISPFVQAFQISMTDWSGLVGTAQFVGLDNFEKLWDSDDFWNALRHNIYMLALVPVVTLGLGLFFAFMLNVGGRRRKNEVVTGVAGSKLYKFVFFFPQVISITIIAVIWFNIYNPDPQDGMLNSLLGAVGLDSLQNSWLGEKSLALWCISAVMVWGHVGFYVVLFSAAMASIPRDIYEAALLDGANRFHTFFKITLPLLWDTVQTGWVYMGIIALDAFALVQIMSVNMGGPDGATDVMPLRLYLTAFRDSQFGYASAMGIAMLIVTMTFAVLTMRFARRERIEY; via the coding sequence ATGCAACACGGCAAATACCGATTCATCGTGGGCTTCCTGGCCCTGCCTCTGATCATTTATGCGATCTTCGTGATCTCGCCGTTCGTCCAGGCGTTCCAGATCTCGATGACCGACTGGTCCGGGCTCGTGGGGACCGCCCAGTTCGTCGGCCTGGACAACTTCGAGAAACTCTGGGACAGCGACGACTTCTGGAACGCGCTGCGCCACAACATCTACATGCTGGCGCTGGTCCCGGTGGTCACCCTCGGCCTCGGACTCTTCTTCGCCTTCATGCTCAATGTCGGCGGCCGGCGCAGGAAGAACGAAGTCGTCACCGGTGTGGCCGGTTCGAAGCTGTACAAGTTCGTCTTCTTCTTCCCGCAGGTCATCTCGATCACGATCATCGCGGTCATCTGGTTCAACATCTACAACCCGGACCCGCAGGACGGCATGCTCAACTCGCTGCTCGGCGCGGTGGGCCTGGACAGCCTGCAGAACTCCTGGCTGGGCGAGAAGAGCCTCGCGCTGTGGTGCATCAGCGCGGTCATGGTCTGGGGCCACGTCGGCTTCTATGTGGTGCTCTTCTCCGCGGCGATGGCCTCCATCCCGCGGGACATCTACGAGGCGGCGCTGCTCGACGGCGCCAACCGCTTCCACACCTTCTTCAAGATCACCCTGCCGCTGCTCTGGGACACGGTCCAGACCGGCTGGGTGTACATGGGCATCATCGCCCTCGACGCCTTCGCCCTGGTCCAGATCATGTCGGTGAACATGGGCGGTCCGGACGGGGCCACGGACGTCATGCCGCTGAGGCTCTACCTGACGGCCTTCCGAGACAGCCAGTTCGGCTACGCCTCCGCCATGGGCATCGCGATGCTCATTGTCACGATGACCTTCGCAGTGCTCACGATGCGCTTCGCGCGACGTGAGCGGATCGAGTACTAG
- the ngcE gene encoding N-acetylglucosamine/diacetylchitobiose ABC transporter substrate-binding protein — protein MGSTSAHNDEGLGRRDLMKRSAALGLISVPTMSFLSACATGGGGGEKGPKAAGGEKTAKNPLGVKQGAPLEAFIFKGGLGDQYAKDAEADFKATYGAEVKHTGTQQVGPKLTPRFAGGNPPDVIDNSGADHLDMNKLSTQGQLQDLGVLLDAASMDDPAKKVRDTIHPSTIEKGMHGDKFDVLYYAFTIYGTWYSQKLLESKGWAYPKTLDEMVTLCGEIKKAGIAPWTYAGKYPYYVHFNLFAQIAKIGGMEGWIAIDNLEPNAWTKSDAVKQVVEHYEELAAKKYFLEGSQGLTHIQSQTAWNKGKAVFIPNGSWVENEAAPTTPSDFGMAVGALFDGSGDKMPHGTLRAEPSEPYLVSAKGKNPIGGMEMLRIMLSKKHAQNFATKVKSLTCVMDATEGMQLSPGLASASKVFKEAGTNLISLQLQEWYPALTDEKIGGLTGQLLTGELKAADWIKKTQEECDKVAKDSSVAKFKRTA, from the coding sequence CGGTGGCGGTGGCGGCGAGAAGGGACCGAAGGCCGCCGGTGGCGAGAAGACCGCGAAGAACCCGCTCGGCGTGAAGCAGGGCGCCCCGCTGGAGGCGTTCATCTTCAAGGGCGGTCTGGGCGACCAGTACGCCAAGGACGCGGAGGCCGACTTCAAGGCGACCTACGGCGCCGAGGTCAAGCACACGGGCACGCAGCAGGTCGGCCCCAAGCTGACGCCGCGCTTCGCGGGCGGCAACCCGCCGGACGTCATCGACAACTCCGGCGCCGACCACCTGGACATGAACAAGCTCTCCACCCAGGGCCAGCTGCAGGACCTCGGCGTGCTGCTCGACGCCGCCTCCATGGACGACCCGGCGAAGAAGGTCCGGGACACGATCCACCCGAGCACCATCGAGAAGGGCATGCACGGCGACAAGTTCGACGTGCTGTACTACGCCTTCACGATCTACGGCACCTGGTACTCGCAGAAGCTCCTCGAGTCCAAGGGCTGGGCGTACCCCAAGACCCTCGACGAGATGGTCACCCTCTGCGGCGAGATCAAGAAGGCCGGCATCGCGCCCTGGACGTACGCGGGCAAGTATCCGTACTACGTCCACTTCAACCTCTTCGCGCAGATCGCCAAGATCGGCGGCATGGAGGGGTGGATCGCGATCGACAACCTCGAGCCCAACGCATGGACCAAGAGCGACGCGGTCAAGCAGGTCGTCGAGCACTACGAGGAGCTGGCCGCCAAGAAGTACTTCCTCGAAGGCAGCCAGGGCCTGACCCACATCCAGTCCCAGACCGCCTGGAACAAGGGCAAGGCCGTCTTCATCCCGAACGGCTCCTGGGTCGAGAACGAGGCCGCCCCGACCACGCCGTCCGACTTCGGCATGGCCGTCGGCGCCCTCTTCGACGGCAGCGGAGACAAGATGCCCCACGGCACCCTGCGCGCCGAGCCGAGCGAGCCGTACCTCGTCTCGGCCAAGGGCAAGAACCCGATCGGCGGTATGGAGATGCTGCGCATCATGCTCTCCAAGAAGCACGCGCAGAACTTCGCCACCAAGGTGAAGTCGCTGACCTGCGTCATGGACGCCACCGAGGGAATGCAGCTCTCGCCCGGTCTCGCCTCCGCCAGCAAGGTCTTCAAGGAGGCCGGCACCAACCTGATCAGCCTTCAGCTGCAGGAGTGGTACCCGGCGCTGACCGACGAGAAGATCGGTGGTCTGACGGGCCAGCTGCTCACCGGCGAACTGAAGGCGGCCGACTGGATCAAGAAGACCCAGGAGGAATGCGACAAGGTGGCCAAGGACAGCTCCGTCGCCAAGTTCAAGCGCACCGCCTGA